In Campylobacter porcelli, the sequence AGCCTCCATAACATTAACCCCAAGACGCTCCAACTGAAGTGCTATTTGAATTTTCTCTTCAGTATTCATAGATGCACCAGGGCTTTGCTCACCATCTCTTAAAGTCGTATCAAAAATTATAATCTTATCCATTTTATTATCCTTAAATTTAAAATATTTTATAGCGTATTACGCATGAATTTGAATTAAAAAGAGCTACAGAGCAGATTTAACAAAGAGAGTTTATAAATAAATATATAAATTTTTTTACCATTTGCTATCATTTTTGCTCCTTTATCTTTATATTTTTGGCAAAAAACATTGCCCAAATAGCGCGAATTATACCATATATAGTATAAATAGAAATCAAAGCAGTGGCTGATTCTAATGGGTATAAATATAAAAAAGAGAATATAATTACCAATATAACAAGAGCTTTAATGTAATTTGCGCGACTAAAATCCACTTTTTTAAAGCTTGGATACCTCACATTAGAAACCATCAATATAGAAAGCAGACACATTAAAATAAGAAACGCAAACTCATATCCTTGCATAATCTCATATTTATTATAAATTCCAATCCAAAATCCAGCCACTATAGCAGCAGTTGGAATAGGCAAACCGATAAATATATTTGGCTCATTTTCATTGGTTGTAACATTAAATCTAGCTAGTCTAATCGCACCAAATACCACAAACATCGCCGTAATAAGTGAGCCAAATCTACCAAATTCATCTGCAATACTAAAATAAAATAGCATAGCAGGAGCCACTCCAAAAGCTACTAAATCAGCCAAACTATCAAATTCTACCCCGAATTTAGAAGTAGTCTTTGTAAGTCTTGCCACTCTACCATCTAAACCATCAAGCACAAGTGAGACTACAATATAAAAAATAGCCTTACCAAACTCACCATTTGCACTTGCTAAAATACTAATAATACCCGTAAATGCACTACCGGCTGTAAATAAATTTGGAAGTATGTATATAAATTTATTATTATTCATCTATATAACCTATAACATTACAAGCTTTAATTTTATCCCCTTTGGAATAAGATATTCTCGTATTTAACGGCATTAAAACTACGACTTTGCCATCTTTTAAAAAACCAATTCTACGACCAGATTTCATATGAGTGAAATTTTCTAAATATATTTTAGAGCTAAACGCTGAAGTGCTAATACGGATTATAATATCCTCTTTTTTTGACATTATAGTAACTCGGTTACTAAGTAAATTTAGATTTGAATCGCTACTATGTATATTAAGACCGCTTCGTTTTTTGATAATCAACTCATCAACATCGCAAACGGCACGCAAAACCCCAGAATCAAAAATTCTATTGCGAATCACAATTTGGCTATAGCTTCGTCCATTATAATTACACTTTTTTATACTATCTACGATCCCATCAATTGGTGATAAAATGGCCTTTGCTTCTTCACTTTGTGGTAGTCTCTCAGGGTTTCTATATACCCATAAAGTAGCAATAAATAAAGCAGCAAAAAGCCAAAACCAAATATCAAAAATCCAAGATAGTATAAAAATCAATCCCGATATTAAAACGCATTTATAGCCATATTTGCTTATAATTCCTAGATTATCCATCTATTTTAATTCTCTTTTGCCTTTTTAATATCTGAATTCTCATCTTCGATATCAACCAAACGAGTAGGCAATCCATTAGCCTCTTCAAACTCCCTAATAATTGCCCTTACCTTAGCTCCTTCTATAGTCTCTTCTTCATATAAAGACTCTACCATCTTCTCTATAGCACCACGATATAGCTCAAGTGTAGCTACAACTGCTTCAAATCTCTCATTTAAGAAATTTTTTACAAATTCATCTAATTTTTTTGCCATATCATCACTATAATCTTTTAAGGTTTGACCACCATTTAAGAATACATTTCTTTGCTTTTCAAGCACCATAAGCCCTGCTACATCAGTCATTCCATACATTGAAACCATAGCTTTAATAATATCAGTAGCACGCTCAAGGTCGTTACTAGCACCTGTGCTAATCTCTTTGATAAATACTTGCTCTGCTGCCCTACCACCTAAGAGAACATCAACTTTTGCTATAAGCTCATGCTTTTGCATTAAGAATTTATTCTCTTCTGGGGCATTTAGAGTATAGCCCAAAGCTGCTATCCCCCTTGGGATAACTGAAACCTTAGTAACCTTATCAGCACCTTTAGTAGTTTCAGCTATAAGGGCATGTCCGCACTCGTGATATGTAACTATCTTTTTCTCTTTTGGATTTATTCGGCGAGATTTTTTCTCAAGCCCTGCAATAGCTCTCTCAACCGCTTCAACTAAATCTTGTTGGTCAATCTTAGCCTTATTAGATCGACCAGCCAAAAGAGCGGCTTCATTTATAATATTAGCTAAATCCGCCCCAGCAAGCCCAGCAGTCAAACGACCAATCTCATCCATATTGACATCATTTGAGAGTTTAACCTCTTTACTATGCACCTTTAATATATCCACACGACCTTTAAAATCAGGTTTATCAACCAAAACTTGGCGATCAAATCTACCTGGTCTTAAAAGTGCCGCATCTAAAACCTCTGGGCGGTTAGTCGCTGCTAGGACAATTACCGGACTTTTATCACTATCAAAGCCATCCATTTCAGCCAAAAGCTGATTTAAAGTCTGCTCTCTCTCATCATTGCCGCCCATCATAGATCCAGCGGCTCTACTTTTACCAATGGCGTCAATCTCATCGATAAAGACAATAGCTGGGGCTTCTTTTTTAGCATTTTCAAAAAGATCTCTAACCCTACTTGCACCAACGCCAACAAACATCTCTATAAAGCTAGATCCTGAAACTGAAAAAAATGGCACTTCAGCTTCACCGGCCACAGCTTTAGCAAGTAAGGTTTTACCAGTTCCTGGAGGCCCTACTAATAATACCCCTTTTGGTATCTTAGCCCCAAGGCGGATATATCGCTCAGGATTTTTAAGAAAATCTACAATCTCCTTAACCTCATCTTTAGCCTCTTCAACTCCAGCAACATCATCAAATTTAACCTTTGGCTTTTCGCTATTAATTAGCTTTTTACTGCTTCCCATACCCAAAATTCCGCTACCCATATTTTTTTGCATTCTACTAGCAAGAAACATCCAAATAGCAAAAAATATAAACACAGGAATAACCCAAGAAAATAGCATATCGCTTAGCCAATTACTCTCGCTATATGCACCATAACTGATATTATTCTCTTCTAAAAGCGGAACTAAAGTCTGGTCGTTTGCAACCTTTTTAACCACATATGTTTGAGAATTTCCACTTGCTTTGATTGTGGTTTGACCAATCACAACTTCATTTATCTGCTTTGATTTAATGAGTGATTTTAACTCTGAGTAGCTGATATTTTTAGAATTTCCACTAGAAATCCCCATCTCATCAGGGCTTATACTGCGAAATATAAGCACCATCACCACAGCAAAAATCGCAAATACTAAAATAGGATTTTTGTTAAAAAAACTATTATTATTTCCATTTGATTGATTTTTATTTTCCATTATTTTCCTTGATTTTTAAATACAAAGCTCTCCCACTCATTTTGAGTTAAATTTTCCACTAACTCAAATTCACTAAAGGCGTTGATAACTCTGCTTTTATATTTTGTTAGAATTCCAGATAGTATGATAATACCACTATTTTTGACTTTAGATTTTAGGTCATTTGCAAGAAATAGTATAACATCAGCGATAATATTAGCCACCACTAAATCGTAGCATTGGTCGCTATTTATCACTGAGCCAGTCCAGACCTTGTGTATATTTATGCTATTTTTTTGAGCGTTATCAATCGTGCTTTTAACTGCCAATTCATCTGTATCACAGCTATCCACGCTCAAACCTAGCTTTGCCATAGCTATGCTTAAAATACCGCTACCACAGCCTACATCTAAGGCTTCATTATAATCTTTAGCATATTTTGAGATTAGCTTTAGGCATGAATTTGTGCTCTCATGATGCCCTGATCCAAAGGCAAGAGCTGGGTCAATGATAATGTCTATCAACCCATCTTTTGGCTGCTCCCAACTAGGTCTAATATAAAAATCACCAGCCACGATAGGGGCTACACCCTTTTTATACTCATCAATCCAATCTTTATTATCTTTAAGCTGCAAATCGCTCTTTATATCATACTCAAGGCGATTAGCAAACTCTTCAAGTCCCCATTTAATATCATTTAAATTATGTTCATCTCTAATGATAAAGCCATTATCGATCTCTTCTATACAGGTAAATCCAAATTCAAATACAAGATCTTTTAATAGCTCTATTTGCGAAGATAAGACTTTTAATTCGTAATATTTATCTTTCATTACCCAAGGACATCTTCAAGCTTCTCTTTAAGAACTTGAGGGGTGAATGGCTTGACTATATAGTTATTTACGCCAGCTTTTAACGCTGTGATAACCTCAGCTTTACCACCTTCTGTAGTTACCATTATAATAGGCATATTTTCATATTTTGACTCTGCTCTTACCTTTTTGACAAGCTCCAAACCATTCATTTCAGGCATATTCCAATCAGTAATCAAAACACCAATATCTGGATTTTGGCAAAGTAAATCCCAAGCTTCCACGCCGTGCTCTGCTTGTAATACATCTTTGTGACCAAGTCTTTCTAATGTATTTTTTATAATTCTTCTCATAGTAGAGCTATCATCAACAACTAATAACTTCAATAACTATCCTTTCACAACTTTGGCGGTATTTTATCTAAAATTACTTTTAAAATAACTTTAATAACTAAAAATTATTTCCAAAAATATCATTAAGCCCTATTTTGCCTTCATAATACGCCTTTCCGATTATAACTCCAGATACCCCTTTAGCCTTGCTTGCAGCCTCTAAATCAGCTAAATTTGCTACTCCTCCACTTGCGATTGTGGCAATGCCACTAGCCTTTGCGATAGAAGTGGTAAAATCTAAATTTAACCCACAAAGCATACCATCATTATTAATATCAGTAGCTATTATCGCCTCTACTCCAGCATCTGCGTATAATTTAGCTAAATGAGTGGCCTCCATCTTGCTAACTTCAGCCCAGCCTTCAACCGCTACAAAGCCATCTTTAGCATCAATGCCTACAACTATTCTATACTTTTTTGCCATCTCTTTTACAAATTCAGGATTTTTAAGTGCCACTGAGCCTAAGATCAATCTAGTTACACCTGAGCTTAAATAGCTCTTTATACGCTCTTCATTACGAACTCCACCGCCAATTTGTATATTTAAATTCGTCGCACTCACTATCTTTTCTATGGTTTTTAAATTTAACGCATCTCCAGCAAAAGCCCCATCTAAATCTACAATATGTAGCCACTTTGCCCCAGCATCGCTAAATCTCTTAGCTAGCTCCCAAGGCTCATTAGAGTAAATTTTCGCACTATCCATAACCCCCTTTGATAGCCTTACTACCTTGCCATCTTTTAGGTCTATTGCCATATATTTTTCCATTATAGCTCCATAAAATTCTTAATAATTCTTAGCCCATTATCGTGAGATTTCTCAGGATGAGGCTGAAAGCCATAGACATTTTCATACTCTACAGCACTGACAAATTCATATCCATAATCTGTATAAGCTAGTGCAAATTTGCTATCACAAATAGCATGATATGAATGCACAAAATATAGATAAGCACTATCTTTAAGACCTTTTATAATCTTGCTTTGTTTTGTAAATTTAGCCATATTCCAGCCCATATGCGGAACTTTTAATGGCTCTTTAAATTTAGTTTTGTCAAACTCTACAATGCTCCCTTTAATCACACCTAAACCACTATGCTCACCAAATTCATAGCTTTTATCAAACAAAAGTTGCATTCCAAGGCATATCCCAAGAAATGGCTTACCACTGGATATAAACTCTAAAATCGCACTATCTAAGCCACGAGATTTTAGCTCTTCCATCGCCTTGCCAAAAGCACCAACTCCAGGTAAAAGAAGTCTATCATACTCCTTTAAACGATCAGCATCGCTAACTAGCTCACTCTTAGCACCTACAAACTCAAGCGCATTTTGCACACTTCTAATATTCCCAGCACCATAATCAATAATCCCTATCAATACTACTCCTTCTTAAAACAAACAAATAGCAACTAAGCGCAATCATCAAAAATCCAACCCCACCAATGAGATAGATAGCATAAAATATCTGGCTTGGATCGGTAATAGCAAATTTAAAAACAAGCATTAATGACTCAATAGCTAAGGCTATAATAATGCTACCTATAAATCTTACCATCGTTCTGCTTCCGCCATTTTGATGATGATTTGGTCTGCCTAAAACTTCAGATTCAAAAATAGCCTTAACAAGATCAAATATCGCAAGTGCTAAAGTCAGCACAATAGTGGATTCAAAAACCTCGCTAATATTAATCTCATTAAAGCTCTTTAGCACAAAGCCCTTTATCCCATAAATAAATAAAACAAGCGAAATTACAAATAACGCAATGGAGAAAACTGAGTATATAAGCTTTGTAAATTTACCAAATATACCATCAACCGACCCAGGGCTAATAATAGCTAAAAGCTCACTTAGACCAATATCCATACAAGCTACATAAACTAGCTCTTTATTCTCATTATAAATAGGCATAGATGCTGTAACGCAAAGACGATTAGTAAGGCTTGAAGGGTATGGATCTGTTAATACACAACGCCTCTCACGCACACTTCTATAATAATAAGCCTTATTACTTCTATTAGCACCTTTGCCAATTGTATTTTTAGGATCTAAGCTTATGGTGTCTTCTAGCTGAATTCCATTTTTATCTAGTATATAAAAAGCATCAAATCCATCAACTTCATGAGCGATCTTATCAAAACCATCTTTGATATTTTGAGCACTAACTCCTGGTAGATTATTTGGGATATTTCTATTAAATAGATAACATAGATAGGCTCTAGCTTTATAGCGTATTTGGCTAAATTCTTCAATCTCTTTAAATGTCACATTAATTCCTATTTTTATTATGGTTAAATTCTGTAACTATAGCTTTTAGATTATCCTCTATATCTTGCTGGCTTTGACTATTTAATAAATTTGAAATTTGTAAATTTAATTTATCAATATCATATGGCTTACTCTTAGTTACAAATATACTCTCAAATTTAGTCGCTACATCGCTTGGGTCAATTAGTAGCTCCTCATATAGCTTCTCACCTGGTCGAAGACCTACAAATTTAATACCCAAATGCTCTTTGGAGCTTAATTTTAACATTCTTTGTGCCATATCAGCTATTTTGACTGGCTTGCCCATATTTAAAACAAAAAGCTCCCCGCCCTTAGCTATACTAGCTGCTTGAAGTACTAGCTGACAAGCCTCGCTAACTAGCATAAAATATCTTGTGATCTCAGGGTGAGTTACACTTAATGGCTCATTGGCTGCGATTTGGGCTTTGAATTTAGGGATTACGCTACCGCTACTACCAAGCACATTACCAAATCTTACTGCCACTATCTCAGTGGAGCTGGTATTTGAATTTAACGCATATAACTCACATACTCTTTTAGTAGCGCCCATAATGTTAGTTGGTCTAACGGCCTTATCTGTAGAGATCAATACTACTTTTTGGGTATTATATTTTTTAGCTAAATCTACCACATTTTTAGTCCCTAAGATATTATTTTGCACTGCAACTAAGGGGTTAAACTCGCATAGTGGCACATGCTTATACGCCGCGGCGTGAATGACAATATATGGCTTAAACTTAGCGAATACGCTCTCAAATTCGCTTTTATGCGTGATATTTAACATCACTAAGCGGTTACGATCATCGGCGTTTGTAGCTTCATTTATTTGGTAGAGATTATACTCGCTGTGATCTACCATTATTATCTCTTTCGCACCAAATTTCAAACACTGCTTACATATCTCACTACCTATAGTTCCACCAGCACCAGTAACCATAACGCTCTTACCACCGATAAAACTCTCAACCACGCTACTATCAAGGTCTTTTGGCTTTCTAGCTAGTAAGTCTTCAATGCTAATATCAGTAATTCCTTGATTATTTTGCCCAATTAGAGAAAATATCTTAATATCCTTAAAGCCTAAAGCATCTAGCTCATCATATAGCTCTTTAAGCTCATTTGGCATAAGTTTTAAAGCGATTATAGCACTCTTTACGCCATCATCTACATAGCTTTTTAACTCATCTTTATGACCTACTTTATACCCATCGCAATATGTCCCTACTAAATCCTTCCTACCATCTACGACCCCAACTGCATAGTAGTTAGCATAACCGCTTTTTAATCCTTTTAAAATTTGTAAAGTCTTAGAAGTAGAGCCAATAATCACGCACGGATTGCCATTTTTGCTCTTTTTAAAATCTAGTAAAACTCGCTTTGAAATCCTTAAGCTACCAACCATTATAGCTGATAGAAGTGCATCTATGATAATAACACTTCTTGGAAATGGAGCAAAAATCTCCTCATAAGATAAAAATATACAAAAAAATATCCCAGCACAAAGCAGACAAGCCAAAGTAATCTTCCTAGACTCATTTAAACCAAAAAATCTCCACGGAACGCGGTAAATTCGAAATGCCCACAATAATGCGATTTTTATAATAGCTAAAATAATCCCACTATATATCATTCCAGGGATAAAAATCTCTGGAATATCCCCGCTAAATCTAAGCAAAAAAGCAAAATATATGCTAAGGGTAAATATAAAAATATCGCATAAGAGAAAAAAGGCTACTCTACGCCTTTTAGTCGCCCTAATCACAACGCACTCCTAACGATACTAGCAATTTTTTCAACCAGCTCATCACTCATATCAG encodes:
- the ftsH gene encoding ATP-dependent zinc metalloprotease FtsH, with translation MENKNQSNGNNNSFFNKNPILVFAIFAVVMVLIFRSISPDEMGISSGNSKNISYSELKSLIKSKQINEVVIGQTTIKASGNSQTYVVKKVANDQTLVPLLEENNISYGAYSESNWLSDMLFSWVIPVFIFFAIWMFLASRMQKNMGSGILGMGSSKKLINSEKPKVKFDDVAGVEEAKDEVKEIVDFLKNPERYIRLGAKIPKGVLLVGPPGTGKTLLAKAVAGEAEVPFFSVSGSSFIEMFVGVGASRVRDLFENAKKEAPAIVFIDEIDAIGKSRAAGSMMGGNDEREQTLNQLLAEMDGFDSDKSPVIVLAATNRPEVLDAALLRPGRFDRQVLVDKPDFKGRVDILKVHSKEVKLSNDVNMDEIGRLTAGLAGADLANIINEAALLAGRSNKAKIDQQDLVEAVERAIAGLEKKSRRINPKEKKIVTYHECGHALIAETTKGADKVTKVSVIPRGIAALGYTLNAPEENKFLMQKHELIAKVDVLLGGRAAEQVFIKEISTGASNDLERATDIIKAMVSMYGMTDVAGLMVLEKQRNVFLNGGQTLKDYSDDMAKKLDEFVKNFLNERFEAVVATLELYRGAIEKMVESLYEEETIEGAKVRAIIREFEEANGLPTRLVDIEDENSDIKKAKEN
- a CDS encoding phosphatidylserine decarboxylase, translated to MDNLGIISKYGYKCVLISGLIFILSWIFDIWFWLFAALFIATLWVYRNPERLPQSEEAKAILSPIDGIVDSIKKCNYNGRSYSQIVIRNRIFDSGVLRAVCDVDELIIKKRSGLNIHSSDSNLNLLSNRVTIMSKKEDIIIRISTSAFSSKIYLENFTHMKSGRRIGFLKDGKVVVLMPLNTRISYSKGDKIKACNVIGYIDE
- the hisA gene encoding 1-(5-phosphoribosyl)-5-[(5-phosphoribosylamino)methylideneamino]imidazole-4-carboxamide isomerase, which encodes MEKYMAIDLKDGKVVRLSKGVMDSAKIYSNEPWELAKRFSDAGAKWLHIVDLDGAFAGDALNLKTIEKIVSATNLNIQIGGGVRNEERIKSYLSSGVTRLILGSVALKNPEFVKEMAKKYRIVVGIDAKDGFVAVEGWAEVSKMEATHLAKLYADAGVEAIIATDINNDGMLCGLNLDFTTSIAKASGIATIASGGVANLADLEAASKAKGVSGVIIGKAYYEGKIGLNDIFGNNF
- the hisH gene encoding imidazole glycerol phosphate synthase subunit HisH, producing the protein MIGIIDYGAGNIRSVQNALEFVGAKSELVSDADRLKEYDRLLLPGVGAFGKAMEELKSRGLDSAILEFISSGKPFLGICLGMQLLFDKSYEFGEHSGLGVIKGSIVEFDKTKFKEPLKVPHMGWNMAKFTKQSKIIKGLKDSAYLYFVHSYHAICDSKFALAYTDYGYEFVSAVEYENVYGFQPHPEKSHDNGLRIIKNFMEL
- the pglF gene encoding UDP-N-acetylglucosamine 4,6-dehydratase (configuration-retaining); the encoded protein is MIRATKRRRVAFFLLCDIFIFTLSIYFAFLLRFSGDIPEIFIPGMIYSGIILAIIKIALLWAFRIYRVPWRFFGLNESRKITLACLLCAGIFFCIFLSYEEIFAPFPRSVIIIDALLSAIMVGSLRISKRVLLDFKKSKNGNPCVIIGSTSKTLQILKGLKSGYANYYAVGVVDGRKDLVGTYCDGYKVGHKDELKSYVDDGVKSAIIALKLMPNELKELYDELDALGFKDIKIFSLIGQNNQGITDISIEDLLARKPKDLDSSVVESFIGGKSVMVTGAGGTIGSEICKQCLKFGAKEIIMVDHSEYNLYQINEATNADDRNRLVMLNITHKSEFESVFAKFKPYIVIHAAAYKHVPLCEFNPLVAVQNNILGTKNVVDLAKKYNTQKVVLISTDKAVRPTNIMGATKRVCELYALNSNTSSTEIVAVRFGNVLGSSGSVIPKFKAQIAANEPLSVTHPEITRYFMLVSEACQLVLQAASIAKGGELFVLNMGKPVKIADMAQRMLKLSSKEHLGIKFVGLRPGEKLYEELLIDPSDVATKFESIFVTKSKPYDIDKLNLQISNLLNSQSQQDIEDNLKAIVTEFNHNKNRN
- a CDS encoding 50S ribosomal protein L11 methyltransferase, with product MKDKYYELKVLSSQIELLKDLVFEFGFTCIEEIDNGFIIRDEHNLNDIKWGLEEFANRLEYDIKSDLQLKDNKDWIDEYKKGVAPIVAGDFYIRPSWEQPKDGLIDIIIDPALAFGSGHHESTNSCLKLISKYAKDYNEALDVGCGSGILSIAMAKLGLSVDSCDTDELAVKSTIDNAQKNSINIHKVWTGSVINSDQCYDLVVANIIADVILFLANDLKSKVKNSGIIILSGILTKYKSRVINAFSEFELVENLTQNEWESFVFKNQGK
- a CDS encoding PDC sensor domain-containing protein, with the protein product MTFKEIEEFSQIRYKARAYLCYLFNRNIPNNLPGVSAQNIKDGFDKIAHEVDGFDAFYILDKNGIQLEDTISLDPKNTIGKGANRSNKAYYYRSVRERRCVLTDPYPSSLTNRLCVTASMPIYNENKELVYVACMDIGLSELLAIISPGSVDGIFGKFTKLIYSVFSIALFVISLVLFIYGIKGFVLKSFNEINISEVFESTIVLTLALAIFDLVKAIFESEVLGRPNHHQNGGSRTMVRFIGSIIIALAIESLMLVFKFAITDPSQIFYAIYLIGGVGFLMIALSCYLFVLRRSSIDRDY
- a CDS encoding chemotaxis response regulator CheY; the encoded protein is MKLLVVDDSSTMRRIIKNTLERLGHKDVLQAEHGVEAWDLLCQNPDIGVLITDWNMPEMNGLELVKKVRAESKYENMPIIMVTTEGGKAEVITALKAGVNNYIVKPFTPQVLKEKLEDVLG
- the pssA gene encoding CDP-diacylglycerol--serine O-phosphatidyltransferase is translated as MNNNKFIYILPNLFTAGSAFTGIISILASANGEFGKAIFYIVVSLVLDGLDGRVARLTKTTSKFGVEFDSLADLVAFGVAPAMLFYFSIADEFGRFGSLITAMFVVFGAIRLARFNVTTNENEPNIFIGLPIPTAAIVAGFWIGIYNKYEIMQGYEFAFLILMCLLSILMVSNVRYPSFKKVDFSRANYIKALVILVIIFSFLYLYPLESATALISIYTIYGIIRAIWAMFFAKNIKIKEQK